The Mycobacteriales bacterium genome window below encodes:
- a CDS encoding acyl-CoA dehydrogenase codes for MVETPRSDTALALQAHLDGEHAAVRQQVRDRLSQLDLAKADGLERDAYRDLVLQWCRELADVGIGSRSFPVEYGGADDPGGRIAGFQTLAHGDLSLLVKVGVQFGLFGGSVHRLGTERHHAAYLRDTATLDLPGCFAMSETGHGSDVRSLRTIARYDPDADELVVHTPDDTARKDWIGSAARHARLAVVFAQLEVGGEHRGVHAVLVPLRDDQGRVLDGIEIEDCGDKMGLQGVDNGRIRFHAVRVPRDNLLDRFGTITADGDYVSPITNPAARFFTMIGALVEGRICIGGAALSVARNALTIAVRWGEERRQFGTGLEEDIALMDYLTHQRRLLPRIARSYALQAAHDHVTARYAAAVDGADSDEQRAVESLAAGIKAYATWEMVDAVQQARECCGGKGYLAENRFASLRADSDVFTTFEGDNTVLMQLVAKGLLSDYASQFEDLDLAGVVRHLSTRQVGRFFSESGPLGRFLRDDAELRSFDWQSAALRFREERTVDALARRMRKLTTEGTDALRALALCQDHALTAATAHVERVVHEQLGEQTGLRKDVAELAALSVIERDRAWWLEHGFLSGDDSRALQKEVNALCHELRPHALDLVDGFGVPDALLRAPIGVSPQRVAAE; via the coding sequence ATGGTCGAGACACCGCGCAGCGACACCGCCCTAGCCCTGCAGGCTCACCTGGACGGTGAGCACGCCGCCGTCCGCCAGCAGGTCCGCGACCGGCTGAGCCAGCTCGACCTCGCCAAGGCCGACGGCCTTGAGCGCGACGCCTATCGCGACCTCGTGCTGCAGTGGTGCCGGGAGCTCGCGGACGTCGGCATCGGCAGCCGCTCCTTCCCCGTCGAGTACGGCGGCGCCGACGACCCGGGCGGGCGAATCGCGGGCTTCCAGACGCTCGCGCACGGTGACCTGTCGCTGCTCGTCAAGGTCGGCGTGCAGTTCGGGCTCTTCGGCGGCTCCGTGCACCGGCTCGGGACCGAGCGCCACCACGCCGCCTACCTGCGCGACACCGCCACCCTGGACCTGCCCGGCTGCTTCGCGATGAGCGAGACCGGTCACGGCTCCGACGTGCGCTCGCTGCGCACCATCGCCCGCTACGACCCCGACGCCGACGAGCTGGTCGTGCACACCCCGGACGACACCGCCCGCAAGGACTGGATCGGCAGCGCCGCCCGCCACGCCCGCCTCGCCGTGGTCTTCGCCCAGCTCGAGGTCGGCGGGGAGCACCGCGGCGTGCACGCGGTGCTCGTGCCCCTGCGTGACGACCAGGGCAGGGTCCTCGACGGCATCGAGATCGAGGACTGCGGCGACAAGATGGGGCTGCAGGGCGTCGACAACGGCCGGATCCGCTTCCACGCCGTCCGCGTCCCGCGCGACAACCTGCTCGATCGGTTCGGCACCATCACCGCCGACGGCGACTACGTCTCGCCGATCACCAACCCCGCGGCCCGCTTCTTCACGATGATCGGCGCCCTCGTCGAGGGCCGGATCTGCATCGGGGGCGCCGCCCTGTCGGTCGCTCGCAACGCCCTCACCATCGCGGTCCGCTGGGGCGAGGAGCGACGGCAGTTCGGCACCGGGCTCGAGGAGGACATCGCGCTGATGGACTACCTCACCCACCAGCGGCGACTGCTGCCGCGCATCGCCCGCAGCTACGCGCTGCAGGCCGCGCACGACCACGTCACCGCGCGCTACGCCGCGGCGGTGGACGGCGCAGACAGCGACGAGCAGCGCGCGGTCGAGTCGCTCGCGGCAGGGATCAAGGCCTACGCCACCTGGGAGATGGTCGACGCGGTGCAGCAGGCCCGCGAGTGCTGCGGCGGCAAGGGCTACCTCGCGGAGAACCGCTTCGCGTCACTGCGCGCCGACTCCGACGTCTTCACGACCTTCGAGGGCGACAACACCGTCCTCATGCAGCTGGTCGCGAAGGGCCTCCTGTCGGACTACGCCTCGCAGTTCGAGGACCTCGACCTGGCCGGCGTCGTGCGGCACCTGTCCACCCGGCAGGTCGGCCGCTTCTTCTCCGAGAGCGGACCACTCGGCCGCTTCCTGCGCGACGACGCCGAGCTGCGGTCCTTCGACTGGCAGTCCGCGGCGCTGCGGTTCCGCGAGGAGCGCACCGTCGACGCGCTGGCCCGCCGGATGCGCAAGCTGACCACCGAGGGCACCGACGCGCTGCGGGCGCTCGCGCTGTGCCAGGACCACGCACTCACCGCCGCCACCGCCCACGTCGAGCGCGTCGTCCACGAGCAGCTCGGCGAGCAGACCGGGTTGCGCAAGGACGTCGCCGAGCTCGCGGCGCTGTCGGTCATCGAGCGCGACCGCGCGTGGTGGCTGGAGCACGGCTTCCTGTCCGGTGACGACTCGCGGGCGCTGCAGAAGGAGGTCAACGCGCTGTGCCACGAGCTGCGTCCGCACGCGCTCGACCTCGTCGACGGCTTCGGGGTCCCCGACGCGCTGCTGCGCGCCCCGATCGGGGTGAGCCCCCAGCGGGTGGCTGCGGAGTAG
- a CDS encoding EAL domain-containing protein: MPENGGGGPVATPDPHAAAVLSDVVARIGGSLDLQRTLQEVTAAVVELLGFGVAVLNLVTPEGDLVVSAMTGPESVRESLTGQRHRKQDWEQLLSESEPRGRLRFVDGRKEDTAPEEMFFWVPDIEVDDSPDSWHPLDALFAPLHAADGRMLGVLSVDLPVDGLRPDEGDCLLLEVFAAQAALAIDHARIHTELQESMRQQRESQAELVHRAMHDSLTGLPNRELLLDRLDHALARTSRTGSVLAVVFLDLDHFKLVNDSLGHLAGDELLMAVARLLQAHLRVGDTAARLGGDEFVLVLEDLGGPAEAIAVAERLLETSREPVVVAGEVVRSSLSVGIAIATAGSTTGSLLAEADTALYRAKAAGRGRWEVFDAAMRAEALAQLALRAELGQALPRGQWRLHYQPIVDLVSGSPLGFEALLRWEHPTRGLLLPGSFLDVLEDSDLDGPVTDWVIETACADAARWPRVGGVAPFVSVNVSPRQLARADLASRVAAVLQRTGLEPGLLWVEITEDRPIDERQDVADVRRLRDLGVRVALDDFGTGYAGLTYLQRLPVDTVKIDRVFVAGLVDDPVSRSIVRAVVGLATVLDLQVVAEGVETVEQAVELTTLGVQIAQGWYFGRPEPRPGPSPVAPPSGAAAQGVRPLAHDLQDDLRRTTRALELAQDVAQVAELAVQAARRLVGADAGAFSLVDRAAAPATLRTVHAAGYPAWAVERFRSQPLDSPLPTVTAAREGDAVWISTADVGEHPSSEVRLARGLTGLAAVPIFRAGEVVGALSVTWRSEVRVDQPVRDHLEALAAVVSSRLDALPFPAACALPLSGE; encoded by the coding sequence GTGCCGGAGAACGGCGGCGGAGGACCCGTCGCGACCCCCGATCCGCACGCGGCTGCCGTCCTCTCCGACGTCGTCGCGCGCATCGGCGGGTCCCTCGACCTGCAGCGGACGCTGCAGGAGGTCACGGCTGCCGTCGTCGAGCTGCTGGGCTTCGGCGTGGCGGTGCTCAACCTGGTGACGCCGGAGGGCGATCTCGTGGTCTCGGCCATGACCGGGCCCGAGTCCGTCCGCGAGAGCCTCACCGGTCAGCGGCACCGCAAGCAGGACTGGGAGCAGCTGCTCAGCGAGTCCGAGCCGCGCGGTCGGCTGCGCTTCGTCGACGGTCGCAAGGAGGACACCGCACCGGAGGAGATGTTCTTCTGGGTCCCGGACATCGAGGTCGACGACTCGCCCGACAGCTGGCACCCCCTCGACGCGCTGTTCGCGCCGCTGCACGCCGCCGACGGCCGGATGCTCGGCGTGCTGTCGGTCGACCTGCCGGTCGACGGCCTGCGCCCCGACGAGGGCGACTGCCTGCTGCTCGAGGTCTTCGCCGCCCAGGCCGCGCTCGCGATCGACCACGCGCGCATCCACACCGAGCTGCAGGAGAGCATGCGCCAGCAGCGCGAGTCCCAGGCAGAGCTGGTCCACCGCGCGATGCACGACTCCCTGACGGGCCTGCCCAACCGCGAGCTGCTCCTGGACCGCCTGGATCACGCCCTGGCCCGCACGTCGCGCACCGGCTCGGTGCTGGCCGTGGTCTTCCTCGACCTCGACCACTTCAAGCTCGTCAACGACAGCCTGGGCCACCTCGCCGGTGACGAGCTGCTGATGGCCGTGGCCAGGCTGCTGCAGGCCCACCTGCGGGTGGGGGACACCGCCGCACGGCTCGGTGGCGACGAGTTCGTCCTGGTGCTCGAGGACCTCGGCGGTCCCGCCGAGGCGATCGCCGTGGCGGAGCGGCTGCTCGAGACCAGCCGTGAGCCGGTCGTCGTCGCGGGTGAGGTCGTGCGCAGCTCGCTGTCGGTCGGCATCGCCATCGCGACCGCGGGCTCGACGACGGGCTCGCTGCTGGCGGAGGCCGACACTGCCCTCTACCGCGCGAAGGCCGCGGGACGCGGGCGGTGGGAGGTCTTCGACGCGGCGATGCGGGCAGAGGCGCTCGCCCAGCTCGCCCTGCGGGCCGAGCTGGGTCAGGCCCTGCCTCGTGGGCAGTGGCGGCTGCACTACCAGCCGATCGTGGACCTCGTGTCGGGCTCCCCGCTGGGCTTCGAGGCACTGCTGCGTTGGGAGCACCCCACGCGGGGGCTGCTGCTCCCGGGCTCGTTCCTCGACGTCCTGGAGGACAGCGACCTCGACGGGCCCGTGACCGACTGGGTCATCGAGACCGCCTGTGCCGACGCGGCCCGCTGGCCGCGGGTCGGCGGCGTCGCGCCCTTCGTCTCGGTCAACGTCTCACCGCGCCAGCTCGCGCGCGCCGACCTGGCATCTCGGGTGGCTGCCGTCCTGCAACGGACCGGCCTCGAGCCCGGACTGCTATGGGTGGAGATCACCGAGGACCGGCCGATCGACGAGCGGCAGGACGTCGCCGACGTACGCCGCCTACGCGACCTGGGCGTGCGCGTGGCCCTGGACGACTTCGGGACGGGCTACGCCGGGCTGACCTACCTCCAGCGGCTGCCCGTCGACACCGTGAAGATCGACCGGGTCTTCGTCGCAGGGCTCGTCGACGACCCGGTGAGCCGCAGCATCGTGCGTGCGGTCGTCGGGCTCGCCACGGTGCTCGACCTCCAAGTCGTCGCCGAGGGTGTCGAGACCGTCGAGCAGGCGGTCGAGCTGACGACGCTCGGGGTGCAGATCGCGCAGGGCTGGTACTTCGGCCGTCCCGAGCCTCGGCCCGGGCCGTCACCCGTCGCCCCGCCGAGCGGCGCTGCCGCGCAGGGCGTGCGGCCGCTCGCGCACGACTTGCAGGACGACCTGCGCCGCACCACCCGCGCGCTGGAGCTGGCGCAGGACGTGGCGCAGGTCGCCGAGCTCGCTGTGCAGGCCGCCCGCCGGCTCGTCGGTGCGGACGCGGGCGCCTTCAGCCTCGTGGACCGCGCTGCCGCCCCGGCCACGCTGCGCACCGTGCACGCCGCGGGCTACCCGGCCTGGGCCGTGGAGCGGTTCCGGTCGCAACCGCTGGACAGCCCGCTCCCCACCGTCACGGCAGCCCGTGAGGGTGACGCAGTCTGGATCAGCACTGCCGACGTGGGGGAGCACCCGTCATCGGAGGTGCGGCTCGCGCGTGGGCTGACCGGACTCGCTGCGGTGCCGATCTTCCGCGCGGGTGAGGTGGTCGGGGCGCTGAGCGTCACCTGGCGCTCGGAGGTCAGGGTCGACCAGCCCGTACGCGACCACCTCGAGGCGCTGGCCGCGGTGGTGTCCAGCCGGCTCGACGCGCTCCCCTTCCCCGCGGCCTGCGCGCTGCCCCTGTCGGGGGAGTGA
- a CDS encoding pyruvate dehydrogenase has product MDHDDAVLRAVEARVLWLATSIVHAANARRPNDSGVKVGGHQSSSASMVTIMTALWFDALTAADRVSVKPHASPVLHAINALLGRLDPSYLPRLRELGGLQPYPSRTKDPDTPDYSTGSVGIGATAPVWGAIASRYVQAHFGGEPGGRQISLLGDAELDEGAIWECVADPQVQRLGEVLWVVDLNRQSLDRIVPDIAIGRWMGMFAAAGWQVLEVKYGRLLQSLFSEPGGEALRSRIDTMGNEEYQWLLRSPADVLRERLAGDRLELAELLDELSDDEVHAALRDLGGHDLGELSRAFRAVDNTRPTVVFAYTIKGRGLPVEGHPGNHSALLTEEQYAALAAELGTAADDPWELFDAASPEGALCSATAERLARPLLPAVAVPEVPVELGRDHRGEQSTQATLGRVLTDLGRDAPEVAARVVTVSPDVASSTNTGGWINKVGVWSVSDRHDWFAEDGDRLVRWRETSTGQHVELGIAEVNLVSLLGELGSTWSQLGQPLLPIGTVYDPFVGRALEPWVFGTYGGGQSILVGTPSGVTLAPEGGAHQSITTPSIGLETPGVTAYEPAFAIETEWCLLDALSRIGRPGGESAYLRLTTRPLDQALCDLPTDPAGRAARRHDVLAGGYRLRSADTVPDVTIAVVGALVPEALGAADRLADLGVAVDVAVVTSYDRLWRAVQARRGLLVGPAHGVDETVLERLLRPSPLVTLLDGHPHTLAFLGTVHGSPVSCLGVSAFGQGGGLADVHALHGLDSASVVGAALDLIDL; this is encoded by the coding sequence GTGGATCACGACGACGCCGTCCTGCGCGCGGTCGAGGCGCGGGTGCTGTGGCTCGCGACCTCGATCGTGCACGCCGCCAACGCCCGCCGACCCAACGACTCCGGGGTGAAGGTCGGGGGTCACCAGAGCTCCAGCGCCTCGATGGTCACGATCATGACCGCGCTGTGGTTCGACGCGCTGACTGCTGCCGACCGGGTGTCCGTCAAGCCGCACGCGTCACCGGTGCTGCACGCGATCAACGCGCTGCTGGGCCGCCTCGACCCGTCGTACCTCCCCCGGCTGCGCGAGCTCGGCGGGCTGCAGCCCTACCCCTCGCGCACCAAGGACCCCGACACGCCCGACTACTCCACCGGGTCGGTCGGCATCGGTGCGACCGCGCCGGTGTGGGGGGCGATCGCGAGCCGCTACGTGCAAGCGCACTTCGGTGGGGAGCCGGGGGGGCGGCAGATCTCGCTGCTCGGCGACGCCGAGCTCGACGAGGGCGCGATCTGGGAGTGCGTCGCCGACCCGCAGGTGCAGCGGCTGGGCGAGGTGCTGTGGGTGGTCGACCTCAACCGACAGTCGCTCGACCGGATCGTCCCGGACATCGCGATCGGCCGCTGGATGGGGATGTTCGCCGCGGCCGGCTGGCAGGTCCTCGAGGTGAAGTACGGCCGGCTGCTGCAGTCGCTGTTCTCGGAGCCGGGCGGCGAGGCGCTGCGCTCCCGCATCGACACGATGGGCAACGAGGAGTACCAGTGGCTGCTGCGCTCCCCCGCCGACGTCCTCCGGGAGCGGCTCGCCGGTGACCGCCTCGAGCTCGCCGAGCTGCTCGACGAGCTGTCCGACGACGAGGTCCACGCCGCCCTCCGTGACCTGGGCGGCCACGACCTGGGCGAGCTCTCGCGGGCCTTCCGCGCGGTCGACAACACCCGCCCGACCGTCGTGTTCGCCTACACGATCAAGGGCCGGGGCCTGCCCGTCGAGGGTCATCCCGGCAACCACTCGGCCCTGCTGACCGAGGAGCAGTACGCCGCCCTCGCGGCCGAGCTCGGCACTGCAGCGGACGACCCGTGGGAGCTCTTCGACGCCGCGTCACCGGAGGGTGCGCTGTGCAGCGCCACGGCCGAGCGGCTCGCCCGCCCCCTGCTGCCGGCCGTCGCCGTCCCCGAGGTCCCCGTCGAGCTGGGCCGCGACCACCGCGGGGAGCAGTCCACGCAGGCCACCCTCGGCAGGGTCCTCACCGACCTGGGCCGTGACGCCCCCGAGGTCGCCGCCCGCGTCGTCACGGTCAGCCCCGACGTCGCCTCGTCGACCAACACCGGCGGCTGGATCAACAAGGTCGGCGTCTGGTCGGTGTCGGACCGCCACGACTGGTTCGCCGAGGACGGCGATCGGCTGGTGCGCTGGCGCGAGACCTCCACCGGTCAGCACGTCGAGCTTGGCATCGCCGAGGTCAACCTGGTGTCGCTGCTCGGCGAGCTCGGATCCACCTGGTCGCAGCTCGGCCAGCCGCTGCTGCCGATCGGCACGGTCTACGACCCGTTCGTCGGCCGCGCGCTGGAGCCGTGGGTCTTCGGCACCTACGGCGGTGGGCAGTCCATCCTCGTCGGCACGCCGTCGGGCGTGACGCTCGCCCCGGAGGGCGGCGCCCACCAGAGCATCACGACGCCGTCGATCGGCCTCGAGACCCCGGGCGTCACGGCCTACGAGCCGGCGTTCGCCATCGAGACCGAGTGGTGCCTGCTCGACGCGCTGTCCCGGATCGGCCGGCCGGGCGGGGAGTCGGCGTACCTCCGGCTCACCACCCGACCGCTCGACCAGGCCCTGTGCGACCTGCCGACGGACCCGGCCGGGCGGGCAGCGCGACGCCACGACGTCCTCGCCGGCGGCTACCGGCTCCGCTCTGCCGACACGGTCCCCGACGTGACGATCGCCGTCGTGGGTGCGCTCGTCCCGGAGGCGCTCGGGGCCGCGGACCGGCTGGCCGACCTCGGGGTGGCCGTCGACGTCGCGGTCGTCACGTCCTACGACCGGCTGTGGCGCGCCGTGCAGGCCCGTCGTGGGCTGCTCGTCGGCCCGGCGCACGGCGTCGACGAGACCGTGCTGGAGCGGCTACTGCGGCCCTCACCGCTGGTCACCCTGCTCGACGGCCACCCGCACACGCTGGCCTTCCTCGGCACGGTCCACGGCTCGCCGGTGAGCTGCCTCGGGGTGTCGGCGTTCGGTCAGGGCGGTGGGCTGGCCGACGTCCACGCGCTGCACGGGCTCGACAGCGCCTCCGTCGTCGGCGCGGCCCTCGACCTCATCGACCTCTAG
- a CDS encoding RNA methyltransferase — translation MTLVEVSDPTDPRVADYVGLTDGARRMKHDPTEGFFIAEGEKVIARAAAAGYPVRSLLLSPQRLADLSAPVAALEATTYVASYDVLEAVTGFHVHRGALASFGRLPLRSAEDVLAGARRVLVMEAVTNHTNLGTVFRSAAGLGIDAVLLNPQSCDPLYRRTVRVSMGQVFAVPYAYLPTWPGGVDLVREAGFRVLALTPAADAVPLQDVVLGADEKVALMFGAEGPGLTEEAMGAADQRVRIPMAAGVDSLNVAAAAAVACWVVGLRP, via the coding sequence GTGACGCTCGTCGAGGTCAGCGACCCGACCGACCCGCGGGTCGCCGACTACGTCGGGCTCACCGACGGGGCGCGGCGGATGAAGCACGACCCGACGGAGGGGTTTTTCATCGCCGAGGGCGAGAAGGTCATCGCGCGGGCCGCCGCCGCCGGCTACCCCGTGCGGTCGCTGCTGCTCTCGCCTCAGCGGCTGGCCGACCTGTCCGCCCCGGTGGCCGCCCTCGAGGCGACCACCTACGTCGCGTCGTACGACGTGCTCGAGGCCGTCACGGGCTTCCACGTCCACCGGGGTGCGCTCGCGTCGTTCGGCCGGCTGCCGCTGCGGTCGGCCGAGGACGTCCTCGCCGGTGCGCGGCGGGTGCTGGTGATGGAGGCGGTCACCAACCACACCAACCTCGGCACCGTCTTTCGCAGCGCGGCCGGTCTCGGCATCGACGCGGTGCTGCTCAACCCGCAGTCGTGCGACCCGCTCTACCGGCGCACCGTGCGGGTCTCGATGGGGCAGGTCTTCGCGGTGCCCTACGCCTACCTGCCGACCTGGCCGGGAGGCGTCGACCTCGTCCGGGAGGCCGGCTTCCGGGTGCTGGCGCTGACGCCCGCGGCGGATGCCGTGCCGCTGCAGGACGTCGTGCTCGGCGCTGACGAGAAGGTCGCGCTGATGTTCGGCGCGGAGGGTCCGGGGCTCACCGAGGAGGCGATGGGGGCAGCCGACCAGCGGGTCCGGATCCCGATGGCCGCCGGGGTCGACTCGCTCAACGTCGCGGCCGCCGCCGCCGTGGCCTGCTGGGTCGTCGGCCTACGCCCCTGA
- a CDS encoding NADH:flavin oxidoreductase/NADH oxidase produces MSHLLSPLTLRGTTLRNRIAVSPMCQYTSVDGLPGDWHLVHLGARAVGGAGLVLTEAAAVSPEGRISPEDAGLWNDAQADAWARVVAFVRAQGAAAGVQLAHAGRKASTYRPWHSRRGSVPIEDGGWESVGPSPAAFGRYAAPRELDEAGIAKVVADFVAATRRADDAGFDVVELHGAHGYLLHSFCSPLSNLRTDSWGGSFSGRIRLPLAVAEAVRAVWPDHKPLLYRVSAQDWVEGGWTLEETVELALLLAERGVDLVDCSSGGLAPEQVIDVHPGYQVPFARAVRDAGVLSGAVGLLTDARQCEQVLADGDADLVLLARELLRDPHWPLRAAHELDAEGPWPAQYERARW; encoded by the coding sequence GTGTCTCACCTCCTCTCGCCCCTGACCCTGCGCGGCACCACCCTGCGCAACCGCATCGCCGTCTCGCCGATGTGCCAGTACACAAGCGTCGACGGGCTGCCCGGCGACTGGCACCTCGTGCACCTCGGTGCCCGGGCCGTCGGCGGCGCCGGTCTGGTGCTCACCGAGGCCGCCGCTGTCAGCCCCGAGGGGCGCATCAGCCCCGAGGACGCCGGCCTGTGGAACGACGCGCAGGCAGACGCGTGGGCGCGGGTCGTCGCCTTCGTCCGGGCGCAGGGCGCGGCAGCCGGGGTGCAGCTGGCGCACGCCGGCCGCAAGGCCTCCACCTACCGGCCGTGGCACTCCCGTCGCGGGTCGGTCCCCATCGAGGACGGCGGGTGGGAGAGCGTCGGTCCCAGCCCGGCGGCCTTCGGCAGGTACGCCGCTCCGCGGGAGCTCGACGAGGCCGGCATCGCGAAGGTCGTCGCGGACTTCGTGGCGGCGACCCGCCGTGCCGACGACGCGGGCTTCGACGTGGTGGAGCTCCACGGCGCCCACGGCTACCTGCTGCACAGCTTCTGCTCGCCGCTGTCCAACCTGCGCACCGACTCCTGGGGCGGCTCGTTCAGCGGTCGCATCCGGCTCCCACTCGCGGTCGCCGAGGCTGTCCGTGCTGTCTGGCCCGACCACAAGCCGCTGCTCTACCGGGTGTCCGCGCAGGACTGGGTCGAGGGCGGATGGACGCTCGAGGAGACCGTCGAGCTCGCGCTGCTGCTCGCTGAGCGGGGGGTCGACCTCGTCGACTGCTCCTCCGGTGGGCTCGCGCCGGAGCAGGTCATCGACGTGCACCCCGGCTACCAGGTGCCCTTCGCGCGGGCGGTCCGCGACGCGGGGGTCCTGTCCGGCGCGGTCGGCCTGCTCACCGACGCGCGGCAGTGCGAGCAGGTCCTCGCCGACGGTGACGCCGACCTGGTGCTGCTCGCCCGTGAGCTGCTGCGCGACCCGCACTGGCCGCTGCGCGCGGCCCACGAGCTCGACGCCGAGGGTCCGTGGCCGGCGCAGTACGAGCGAGCCCGCTGGTGA
- a CDS encoding DEAD/DEAH box helicase — MTAASESAPDTVAAAPLRAWQRAALVKYLRSSPRDFTAVATPGAGKTTFALRVAAELLSTGAVQAVTVVAPTEHLKTQWADAAARVGIQLDPAFTNAMGQASRDFAGVCVTYAQVAAHPALHRARTERRRTLVILDEVHHGGDALSWGDAVREAFEPATRRLCLTGTPFRSDTAAIPFVRYERGPDGITRSASDHSYGYSDALRDGVVRPVLFLAYSGTATWRTRAGEEITATLGEPLTAEQTAAAWRTALDPHGDWMPAVLQAADRRLSQYRAGGMPDAGGMVIASDHATAKLYAELLTGITGRPPVVVLSDDPGASKKIAGFDVSDDRWLVAVRMVSEGVDIPRLAVGVYATSTQTALFFAQAVGRFVRARKTGETASVFLPSVPSLMTLAGEMEKERDHALDGPAKEVFLADELIAAANREVDEAGEEEAAFTALQASAHLDRVIYDGGEYGTGAAVGSAEEEDFLGLPGLLEPDQVRALLSARQAKQIAAAPRVIAPGVREPSAYEQLQQLRKELNGLVGAMHHRTGKPHGVIHAELRTACGGPPTPVATAVEITERIEQMRTWARQSVRR, encoded by the coding sequence ATGACCGCAGCATCCGAGTCAGCACCCGACACCGTCGCCGCGGCACCGCTGCGCGCATGGCAGCGGGCCGCCCTCGTGAAGTACCTCCGGTCCAGCCCGCGCGACTTCACCGCGGTCGCCACCCCCGGCGCCGGCAAGACGACCTTCGCGCTGCGGGTCGCCGCTGAGCTGCTGTCCACCGGCGCCGTCCAGGCCGTCACGGTCGTCGCGCCGACCGAGCACCTCAAGACGCAGTGGGCCGACGCCGCCGCCCGCGTCGGCATCCAGCTCGACCCGGCCTTCACCAACGCGATGGGCCAGGCCAGTCGCGACTTCGCCGGCGTCTGCGTCACCTACGCCCAGGTCGCCGCGCACCCGGCGCTGCACCGCGCCCGCACCGAGCGCCGGCGCACCCTGGTCATCCTCGACGAGGTCCACCACGGTGGCGACGCGCTGTCGTGGGGTGACGCGGTCCGGGAGGCCTTCGAGCCCGCGACCCGCCGGCTGTGCCTGACCGGTACGCCGTTCCGCTCCGACACCGCCGCGATCCCCTTCGTGCGCTACGAGCGCGGTCCCGACGGCATCACCCGCAGCGCGTCGGACCACAGCTACGGCTACAGCGACGCACTGCGCGACGGCGTAGTACGCCCCGTGCTCTTCCTCGCCTACAGCGGCACCGCGACCTGGCGGACCCGCGCCGGCGAGGAGATCACCGCGACGCTGGGCGAGCCGCTCACCGCGGAGCAGACCGCCGCCGCCTGGCGCACCGCGCTCGACCCGCACGGCGACTGGATGCCCGCGGTCCTGCAGGCCGCCGACCGCCGGCTGTCGCAGTACCGCGCGGGTGGCATGCCCGACGCCGGGGGCATGGTGATCGCCAGCGACCACGCCACCGCCAAGCTCTACGCCGAGCTGCTCACCGGCATCACCGGCCGGCCGCCCGTGGTCGTGCTCTCCGACGACCCCGGCGCGTCGAAGAAGATCGCGGGCTTCGACGTCTCCGACGACCGCTGGCTGGTCGCCGTCCGCATGGTGTCGGAGGGCGTCGACATCCCGCGGCTCGCGGTCGGCGTCTACGCGACGTCGACGCAGACCGCGCTGTTCTTCGCCCAGGCCGTCGGCCGCTTCGTGCGCGCCCGCAAGACCGGTGAGACCGCCAGCGTCTTCCTGCCGTCGGTGCCGAGCCTGATGACCCTCGCAGGCGAGATGGAGAAGGAGCGCGACCACGCGCTCGACGGCCCGGCAAAGGAGGTCTTCCTCGCCGACGAGCTCATCGCCGCGGCCAACCGCGAGGTCGACGAGGCCGGCGAGGAGGAGGCGGCCTTCACCGCGCTGCAGGCCTCCGCGCACCTCGACCGCGTCATCTACGACGGCGGTGAGTACGGCACGGGCGCGGCCGTGGGGTCCGCCGAGGAGGAGGACTTCCTCGGCCTCCCCGGTCTGCTCGAGCCCGACCAGGTCCGCGCGCTGCTGTCAGCGCGGCAGGCCAAGCAGATCGCCGCCGCACCGAGGGTCATCGCCCCGGGGGTGCGCGAGCCCAGCGCCTACGAGCAGCTGCAGCAGCTGCGCAAGGAGCTCAACGGGCTGGTCGGCGCCATGCACCACCGCACCGGCAAGCCGCACGGCGTCATCCACGCCGAGCTGCGCACCGCCTGCGGCGGCCCGCCCACGCCGGTCGCGACCGCGGTGGAGATCACCGAGCGGATCGAGCAGATGCGGACCTGGGCCCGCCAGTCGGTCCGCCGCTGA